In Phocoena sinus isolate mPhoSin1 chromosome 10, mPhoSin1.pri, whole genome shotgun sequence, a single genomic region encodes these proteins:
- the BCDIN3D gene encoding RNA 5'-monophosphate methyltransferase: MAASMKQATGGVEETAAEEEPRVLEPGAAPFGNFPHYSRFHPPEQRLRLLPPELLRRLFPQSPETRPILGLDVGCNSGDLSVALYKHFLSLHDGETCSDASRELHLLCCDIDPVLVERAEKECPFPDGLTFITLDFMNHRTRKVLLSSFLSQFGCSVFDIGFCMSITMWIHLNHGDQGLWEFLAHLSSLCCYLLVEPQPWKCYRAAARRLRKLGLHDFDHFRSLAIRGDMANQIVQILTQDHGMELVCCFGNTSWDRSLLLFRAKQATETHPIPESLIEEGKERNRIRFWRQ, from the exons ATGGCGGCGTCCATGAAGCAAGCCACCGGGGGCGTTGAAGAGACCGCGGCGGAAGAGGAACCGCGAGTTCTGGAACCCGGGGCCGCCCCATTCGGAAATTTCCCTCATTATTCCCGCTTCCACCCTCCAGAGCAACGGCTCCGCCTCCTGCCTCCAGAGCTGCTTCGCCGGCTCTTCCCTCAGAGTCCAGAGACAAGGCCGATCCTGGGGCTCGACGTGGGGTGTAACTCTGGG GATCTGAGTGTGGCTCTATACAAACATTTCCTTTCCCTACATGATGGGGAGACCTGCTCAGATGCCTCAAGAGAGCTCCATCTCCTCTGCTGCGACATAGATCCAGTCCTGGTGGAACGAGCTGAAAAAGAATGCCCTTTTCCTGATGGCTTGACCTTTATCACCCTGGACTTCATGAATCACAGGACCCGGAAAGTTCTCTTGAGCTCTTTCTTAAGCCAGTTTGGATGCTCAGTTTTTGATATTGGCTTCTGCATGTCGATAACCATGTGGATTCATCTGAACCATGGGGACCAAGGCCTTTGGGAGTTCCTGGCCCACCTTTCTTCCCTGTGCTGCTACCTCCTTGTGGAACCACAGCCCTGGAAGTGTTATCGGGCAGCTGCAAGGCGTCTCCGGAAGCTGGGCCTCCATGATTTTGACCACTTCCGCTCCCTAGCTATCCGAGGTGATATGGCTAATCAGATTGTGCAGATCTTGACCCAGGACCACGGCATGGAATTAGTATGCTGCTTCGGCAACACCAGTTGGGACCGAAGCCTTCTGCTCTTCAGGGCAAAGCAAGCCACAGAGACTCATCCGATCCCTGAATCACTGatagaagaagggaaagaaaggaacagaataaGATTCTGGAGACAATGA